The genomic interval TACAAAGTGCTGTGCGTGGACGACGAGCCCAACATCTTGTCGGCCTTGCGTCGCATGTTGTCCCTCGAAGGCTTTGAGGTGTTCACCGCAGAAAGCGGCGCACAAGCCTTGGACTTGCTGGCGAAAGAACCCATCAACGTCATCATCTCGGACATGCAAATGCCGCAGATGGACGGCACAGAACTGCTTGAAAAAGTGCGCCAGCAATGGCCGCACACCATGCGCCTCATGCTGACGGGTGCATCCGATGTCTCGGGTGCGATTGACGCCATCAACCAAGGGGCAATTTACCGCTACACCGCCAAACCCTGGAACGATGCGGAGTTGCTGGGCACCATCAAGTCGGCCATCGCGTTTGGCACCTTGGCCAACGAGCATGATCGCTTAGAAGCGTTGACGGTGGCGCAAAAAGAATCGCTCAATGAAATGGTGGACACGCTGGAGTCCCGCGTGCAAGAGCGCACCCAAGATTTGCGTGCAGCCTATGTGGCCTCCATCAAAGCGTTCTCCAACATCCTAGAGTTGCGTCGTCCCGATTTGCTGCCACATTCACGCCGCGTCGCCACGCTGTCTATGAAGATGGCCAAACTGGCGGGCTTGAGCGATGACGCGTGTCAATCGGTGTACATCGCGGGCTTGTTGCACGACATTGGCAAGATTGGTTTGAGCGACCGCGTGCTGAACACCAAATTCATCGAGCTGCCACTGGCCGATGCCAAGGTGTATCGCACCCACTGCCTCATGGGCGAAACCACACTCAACACGCTGGACGACATGAAAGGCGTGGCCGCCATCATTCGTTCACACCACGAGTACTTCAACGGCACGGGTTTTCCAGATGCGCTGACCGGCAACGAGATTCCAGTGGGCGCACGCATTGTGGCCATCGTGGAAGCCTACGAAGAGCTGCAATCGGGCGACTACG from Limnohabitans curvus carries:
- a CDS encoding HD domain-containing phosphohydrolase; the protein is MTSSSNESFDASQYKVLCVDDEPNILSALRRMLSLEGFEVFTAESGAQALDLLAKEPINVIISDMQMPQMDGTELLEKVRQQWPHTMRLMLTGASDVSGAIDAINQGAIYRYTAKPWNDAELLGTIKSAIAFGTLANEHDRLEALTVAQKESLNEMVDTLESRVQERTQDLRAAYVASIKAFSNILELRRPDLLPHSRRVATLSMKMAKLAGLSDDACQSVYIAGLLHDIGKIGLSDRVLNTKFIELPLADAKVYRTHCLMGETTLNTLDDMKGVAAIIRSHHEYFNGTGFPDALTGNEIPVGARIVAIVEAYEELQSGDYAKAESSPADAVRVILSNKGTLFCPEMTDVFVKALGG